One genomic region from Skermania piniformis encodes:
- a CDS encoding SDR family oxidoreductase, translating into MQLDTVEGKNVLITGAAMGLGKLFATRAVDEHAANVVLWDINEGALKDTAAELEAAGGTVTYYVVDVSVPAAIAEAAASVRRDVGDIDVLINNAGIVRGNRYFWETENKADIEATMRINSLAPMYLTLEFLPAMIAGKRESRILNIASSAGLVSNPRMSVYAASKWAAVGWSDSVRLELEQAEVEHVKVTTVCPTYISTGMFDGAKGMLLTPILQPRDVVDAAWREMRKGGPFVVLPWTSRLNQAVTGFLPIRLRDEFLRRVGVYNSMSEFTGRTKE; encoded by the coding sequence ATGCAGCTGGACACCGTCGAGGGTAAGAACGTCCTGATCACCGGGGCCGCGATGGGGTTGGGCAAGCTGTTCGCGACGCGCGCGGTCGACGAGCACGCAGCCAACGTCGTGTTGTGGGACATCAACGAGGGTGCGCTGAAGGACACCGCGGCCGAGCTGGAAGCGGCCGGCGGCACGGTCACCTATTACGTGGTCGACGTATCGGTACCGGCAGCGATCGCGGAGGCGGCGGCGTCGGTCCGGCGGGATGTCGGCGACATCGACGTGCTGATCAACAACGCCGGGATCGTGCGGGGTAACCGCTACTTCTGGGAGACCGAGAACAAGGCCGACATCGAGGCCACCATGCGGATCAACTCGCTGGCGCCGATGTACCTGACCTTGGAGTTTCTGCCGGCGATGATCGCGGGGAAGCGGGAGTCGCGGATCCTGAACATCGCCTCGTCGGCGGGCCTGGTATCCAACCCGCGGATGAGCGTCTACGCCGCGTCGAAATGGGCTGCCGTCGGTTGGTCCGATTCGGTCCGCCTGGAGCTGGAACAGGCCGAGGTCGAGCACGTGAAGGTCACCACGGTGTGCCCGACCTACATCTCCACCGGCATGTTCGACGGCGCCAAAGGCATGTTGCTCACCCCGATCCTGCAGCCGCGTGATGTGGTCGACGCCGCCTGGCGCGAGATGCGTAAGGGCGGCCCGTTCGTCGTGTTGCCATGGACCTCGCGGCTGAATCAGGCGGTGACCGGATTTCTGCCCATCCGCCTGCGGGACGAGTTCCTCCGCCGCGTCGGCGTCTACAACTCGATGTCGGAGTTCACCGGACGTACGAAAGAGTGA
- a CDS encoding Nramp family divalent metal transporter, whose protein sequence is MALPDTLAPALRRARGGSALLGPAFVAAIAYVDPGNVAANMSAGAQFGYLLVWVIVGANVMAGLVQFLSAKLGVVTGATLPETVRTRASTPTRLGYWAQAELVAIATDLAEVVGGAIALHLLFGLPLLVGGIVTGLVSMVLLLVQDRYGQRPFERVITGLLAIIAIGFVTSMVVAPPDPEAVASGLIPGFDGAESVLLAAAMLGATVMPHAVYLHSGLARDRHGLPTPGVRRSGLLRVTKIDVTLAMLVAGTVNLAMLLAAASTLQGQPDVDTIEGAHAALQHTLGPAVALLFAIGLLASGLASTSVGAYAGAMIMQGLLRRHIPLLLRRLITLLPALAVLASGVDPTRALVISQVVLSFGIPFAMAPLVRFTSDRSLMGDDVNHPATTVMAWLVTTIIVALNVVLIYLTIAG, encoded by the coding sequence CGCCATCGCCTACGTCGATCCGGGCAATGTCGCCGCCAACATGAGCGCCGGGGCTCAGTTCGGCTACCTGCTGGTCTGGGTGATCGTCGGCGCGAACGTGATGGCCGGCCTGGTTCAGTTTCTGTCGGCAAAACTCGGCGTGGTCACCGGCGCGACGCTGCCCGAGACGGTACGGACCCGGGCATCGACGCCGACTCGGCTCGGCTACTGGGCCCAGGCCGAGCTGGTGGCGATCGCGACCGACCTCGCCGAGGTGGTCGGCGGAGCGATCGCGCTGCACCTGCTCTTCGGGCTACCGCTGCTGGTCGGCGGCATCGTCACCGGGCTGGTCTCGATGGTGTTGCTGCTGGTGCAGGACCGGTACGGCCAACGTCCATTCGAGCGGGTGATCACCGGATTGTTGGCGATCATCGCGATCGGGTTCGTCACCAGCATGGTCGTCGCCCCGCCCGACCCCGAGGCGGTCGCGAGCGGGCTGATTCCCGGGTTCGACGGTGCCGAGAGCGTGCTGCTCGCCGCGGCGATGCTGGGTGCGACGGTCATGCCGCACGCGGTGTACCTGCATTCCGGTCTGGCTCGCGACCGGCATGGTTTGCCGACCCCCGGGGTCCGGCGCAGCGGGCTGCTCCGCGTTACCAAGATCGATGTCACGTTGGCGATGCTGGTTGCCGGCACGGTGAATCTCGCGATGCTGCTGGCCGCGGCCAGCACGCTGCAGGGACAGCCGGACGTGGACACGATCGAAGGCGCACACGCGGCGCTCCAGCACACCTTGGGCCCGGCGGTGGCGTTGTTGTTTGCGATCGGCCTGCTCGCCTCCGGCCTTGCGTCGACCTCGGTCGGTGCCTACGCCGGGGCGATGATCATGCAGGGCCTGCTGCGCCGACACATCCCGCTGCTGCTGCGTCGTCTGATCACCCTGCTACCCGCACTCGCGGTGTTGGCATCGGGCGTCGACCCCACCCGAGCACTGGTGATCTCGCAGGTGGTCCTGTCCTTCGGGATTCCGTTCGCGATGGCGCCCCTGGTCCGATTCACCAGCGATCGGTCACTGATGGGCGACGACGTGAACCACCCGGCGACCACCGTCATGGCCTGGCTGGTCACCACGATCATCGTGGCACTGAACGTGGTCCTGATCTACCTGACGATCGCCGGCTGA
- a CDS encoding UvrD-helicase domain-containing protein, which translates to MTAAETVIAAAPATVGRTFDPAGPLPRGTTVLEASAGTGKTYAIVGLAARFVAEGVAEIGDLLLVTFGRHATRELRDRARARFTTVAAALADPRAAAAHDDAVVRVLAAGAPAEVALRRRRLRRALADFDAGTITTTHGFCQRMLDGLGIWAEREPDARLVEDVLELIDEVTDDEYLRRYGRWDGPPPLSRDDAGAVARAAVVDRQARLVPDAEAGSAPDSAAAHRVGFATAVRAEVQRRKRLLGIRDFDDLLVLLRDALADPVHGAAAAARIRDRYRVVLVDEFQDSDPVQWEILRRAFHGHVPLVLVGDPKQAIYAFRGAEVLSYLDAVQVAGAHLELDTNRRSDAGLVRALSHIYGGAALGHPAIVVSDVAAVHPGSRLSGAIPVRLRVLPRAGLGPRNKSGFPAVGRVRDGVAADLAADLVRLLADPPLLHDEAGSRPLGPGDIAVLVRTRNQLATVRAALDRVGLASVLAGGSSVFGTTSAVAWLHLLQALEQPHRGDRVRLAALGPLLGWTVSELDVRGPDAVAEIGSRLREYAALLLGSGFAAMFERLAEQARLAERLLALDGGERELTDLRHLAQLLDRVMVDDHRGPTELVRWLSDRIAEPATGGPADRSRRLDRDAAAIQLATVHASKGLEFPVVYLPFGWDTGRNPYPATLLLHDERGDRLLDVGDESAPGYRERRRRHEAEQAGEELRLLYVGLTRARCQVVIWWAPAFTTAESPLHRLILGRAPGSATVPGRARVPADAAVGADLDAWAEPVADVLAVEQVRDAPPDHGRRRTATADLEPLEVARFRRRLDLDWRRTSYSALTVDRHAAPAGGPGGAGVRSEAEDPGRDDEPADDASTPVGADTVRAGALASPMSDLPAGPLFGVLVHEVLETVDTGAADLRAEVRRRCTASIESRLAEVDPDLLTDALGHVLATPLPDGVTLAAIAPRDRLTELDFELPLAGGADPVAAAATAPEIAALLRRHLATDDPLIEYPDRLAELAADPLRGYLTGSIDAVLRLPGPRFAIVDYKTNRLAAGPLTVDHYRPDRMAAEMVRADYPLQALLYSVALHRYLRWRLPGYHPHAHLAGVRYLFVRGMAGPATPAGCGVFDWRPSPELIVALSDRLAGGSA; encoded by the coding sequence GTGACCGCTGCAGAAACGGTGATCGCGGCAGCGCCGGCGACCGTCGGCCGGACGTTCGACCCGGCCGGCCCGCTGCCGCGCGGCACCACCGTGCTGGAAGCCAGCGCGGGCACCGGCAAGACCTACGCGATCGTCGGGCTGGCAGCACGATTCGTCGCCGAGGGCGTCGCCGAGATCGGCGACCTGCTGTTGGTCACCTTCGGCCGGCACGCCACCCGGGAACTGCGCGACCGCGCGCGCGCCCGATTCACCACGGTCGCGGCAGCGCTCGCCGATCCGCGGGCGGCGGCCGCGCACGACGATGCCGTGGTGCGGGTGCTTGCCGCCGGGGCACCGGCCGAGGTGGCGCTGCGCCGGCGACGGCTGCGCCGGGCACTGGCCGACTTCGACGCCGGCACCATCACCACCACCCACGGCTTCTGTCAGCGGATGCTGGACGGGCTCGGGATCTGGGCCGAACGCGAGCCGGACGCCCGGCTGGTCGAGGACGTGCTGGAGCTGATCGACGAGGTGACCGACGACGAGTACCTGCGGCGGTACGGCCGGTGGGACGGGCCACCGCCGTTGTCGCGCGACGACGCCGGGGCGGTCGCGCGCGCCGCGGTGGTCGATCGGCAGGCCCGGCTCGTGCCGGACGCCGAAGCCGGGTCGGCACCCGATTCGGCTGCGGCGCATCGGGTCGGCTTCGCCACCGCCGTCCGCGCCGAGGTGCAGCGGCGTAAGCGTCTGCTGGGTATCCGCGATTTCGACGACCTGCTCGTGCTGCTGCGCGACGCGCTCGCCGACCCGGTGCACGGTGCGGCGGCCGCCGCGCGGATCCGTGACCGGTATCGAGTCGTGCTGGTCGACGAGTTCCAGGACAGCGATCCGGTGCAATGGGAGATCCTGCGCCGCGCGTTCCACGGCCACGTGCCGCTGGTGCTGGTCGGCGATCCGAAGCAGGCGATCTACGCCTTCCGGGGTGCCGAGGTACTCAGTTATCTGGACGCAGTGCAGGTGGCCGGAGCACATCTGGAACTCGATACCAACCGGCGCAGCGACGCCGGTCTGGTTCGGGCGCTGTCGCACATCTACGGTGGCGCGGCCCTCGGCCATCCGGCGATCGTCGTCTCCGACGTGGCCGCCGTGCACCCCGGATCGCGACTGTCCGGGGCGATCCCGGTGCGGTTGCGGGTGCTGCCCCGAGCCGGGCTCGGGCCGCGGAACAAGTCGGGTTTCCCGGCGGTGGGGCGAGTCCGGGACGGGGTGGCGGCCGACCTCGCCGCCGACCTGGTCCGGCTGCTGGCCGATCCGCCGTTGCTGCACGACGAGGCCGGGTCGCGCCCGCTCGGCCCGGGCGACATCGCAGTGCTGGTCCGCACCCGAAATCAGCTCGCGACGGTGCGGGCGGCGCTGGACCGGGTCGGACTGGCGTCGGTGCTGGCCGGGGGAAGCAGCGTGTTCGGTACGACGAGCGCGGTCGCTTGGCTGCACCTGTTGCAGGCGTTGGAGCAACCGCACCGCGGTGATCGGGTGCGGCTCGCGGCACTCGGCCCGCTGCTCGGCTGGACGGTATCGGAGCTGGACGTGCGTGGCCCGGACGCGGTCGCGGAGATCGGCAGCCGACTCCGCGAGTATGCCGCGCTGTTGCTCGGGTCGGGTTTTGCGGCGATGTTCGAGCGGTTGGCCGAGCAAGCCCGGCTCGCCGAACGCCTGCTTGCGCTGGACGGCGGCGAGCGCGAACTGACCGATCTGCGCCACCTGGCCCAGCTGCTGGATCGGGTCATGGTCGACGACCACCGCGGGCCGACCGAACTGGTGCGCTGGTTGTCCGACCGGATCGCCGAGCCGGCGACCGGCGGACCGGCCGACCGGAGCCGCCGGCTGGATCGGGACGCCGCCGCGATCCAGTTGGCGACCGTCCATGCCAGCAAGGGGCTCGAGTTTCCGGTGGTTTACCTGCCCTTCGGCTGGGACACCGGCCGTAACCCGTATCCGGCGACCCTGTTGTTGCACGACGAGCGGGGCGACCGCCTGCTGGATGTCGGCGACGAGTCCGCGCCCGGCTACCGTGAGCGGCGCCGTCGGCACGAGGCCGAACAGGCCGGGGAGGAACTCCGCCTGCTCTACGTCGGGTTGACCCGGGCGCGCTGTCAGGTGGTGATCTGGTGGGCGCCGGCATTCACCACGGCCGAGTCTCCGCTGCATCGGCTGATTCTGGGGCGCGCACCCGGTTCGGCGACGGTGCCGGGTCGGGCCCGGGTGCCGGCCGACGCAGCGGTCGGCGCCGACCTGGACGCTTGGGCGGAACCGGTCGCCGACGTGCTCGCGGTGGAACAGGTGCGCGACGCGCCGCCGGATCATGGTCGTCGGCGCACCGCCACCGCCGACCTGGAGCCGCTCGAGGTTGCCCGATTCCGGCGTCGGCTCGATCTGGATTGGCGGCGCACCTCGTACTCGGCGCTGACCGTCGACCGCCACGCAGCCCCGGCCGGCGGGCCCGGTGGTGCCGGGGTACGCAGCGAGGCCGAGGACCCGGGTCGCGACGACGAGCCGGCCGACGACGCGAGCACGCCGGTCGGCGCCGACACGGTCCGGGCCGGCGCGCTCGCGTCGCCGATGAGCGATCTGCCCGCGGGTCCGCTGTTCGGCGTGCTGGTGCACGAGGTGCTGGAGACGGTCGACACGGGCGCGGCCGACCTCCGCGCCGAGGTCCGGCGGCGGTGTACGGCATCGATCGAATCGCGACTCGCCGAGGTCGATCCGGATCTGCTGACCGATGCATTGGGGCACGTGCTGGCCACGCCGCTACCGGATGGCGTCACCCTGGCTGCAATCGCGCCGCGGGATCGGCTCACCGAGTTGGATTTCGAGCTTCCGCTCGCCGGTGGTGCCGATCCGGTCGCTGCCGCCGCCACTGCCCCGGAGATCGCCGCGCTGCTACGCCGCCATCTCGCCACGGACGATCCGCTGATCGAGTATCCGGACCGGCTGGCGGAGCTGGCTGCGGACCCGCTGCGGGGCTACCTCACCGGCAGCATCGACGCGGTGCTGCGCCTGCCCGGGCCACGATTCGCGATCGTCGACTACAAGACCAACCGACTCGCGGCCGGACCACTGACCGTCGATCATTACCGGCCGGATCGGATGGCGGCCGAGATGGTGCGCGCCGACTATCCGCTGCAGGCGTTGCTGTACTCGGTGGCGCTGCATCGGTATCTGCGTTGGCGGCTGCCCGGCTACCACCCGCACGCACATCTGGCCGGGGTCCGATACCTGTTCGTGCGCGGCATGGCCGGCCCGGCGACGCCGGCGGGCTGTGGTGTGTTCGATTGGCGCCCGAGCCCGGAGCTGATCGTGGCACTCTCGGATCGATTGGCCGGAGGCTCGGCGTGA
- a CDS encoding TetR/AcrR family transcriptional regulator yields the protein MPYRPGIRTRESVLSAFADLVVEKPFALITLDEIIETAKVTKGSLYHQFPSKYAIATELLEEEFDLGFENLRTSLDGLTPSLEMLGASMFESVRYQRFRPRYHAAVLLQTEIGRAPGHRYEVTDRWVGFFVEQLEAAKESGDVRPDIDSQRFGKRMLNAWVGIQQIAEFADEKEDVFTEIADLLQWVAESVVADDRRQYFETYVGRYAERMRSEPPNR from the coding sequence GTGCCGTACCGGCCGGGGATCAGAACACGGGAGTCGGTGCTCAGTGCGTTCGCCGATCTGGTCGTGGAGAAGCCGTTCGCGCTGATCACTCTCGATGAAATTATTGAGACTGCGAAAGTAACCAAGGGTTCGCTGTATCACCAATTTCCGTCGAAGTATGCGATCGCAACGGAGTTACTCGAAGAAGAATTCGATTTAGGATTCGAGAACCTGCGCACCAGTTTGGACGGGCTGACCCCGTCACTGGAAATGTTGGGTGCATCGATGTTCGAATCGGTCCGATATCAACGGTTTCGACCTCGATATCACGCGGCGGTCCTGCTGCAGACCGAGATCGGCCGTGCGCCGGGACATCGATACGAGGTGACCGACCGCTGGGTGGGCTTCTTCGTCGAGCAGTTGGAGGCGGCGAAGGAGTCCGGCGACGTGCGTCCGGACATCGACTCGCAGCGATTCGGCAAACGGATGCTCAACGCCTGGGTGGGCATCCAACAGATCGCCGAGTTCGCCGACGAGAAGGAGGACGTGTTCACCGAGATCGCCGACCTGCTGCAGTGGGTTGCCGAATCGGTGGTCGCGGACGACCGGCGGCAGTACTTCGAGACCTACGTCGGCCGCTACGCCGAGCGGATGCGTTCCGAGCCGCCCAATCGTTGA
- the recD gene encoding exodeoxyribonuclease V subunit alpha: MIDGSQVQRANGLIREFNAAGVLAAGDVHVALRLGRLAGESDEQVLLATALVVRAVRAGSVCLDLRRMRDVAVDGGDAEPDRFDPAALPWPSIETVLAGLRRSPLVQGAAAGPLRPLRLVQAGGTDLLYLARYHRQEQTVRRILDERARTAPMIDVAAVETAVQTLFPDPPPDRQRLAAVLAVTRWTTLVAGGPGTGKTHTVARILALLNTVEPGLRIGLAAPTGKAAVRLQDEVRGQAASLELSQQLSAVTLHRLLGWHRGRARFRFGAANRLPYDVVVVDETSMVSLTLMCRLLEAIRPDARLVLVGDPDQLASVEAGAVLADLVGRPLSAGVVASADEPILAGPAGADVSSSAPTGEPPLTADERERLRGGIVRLVRGRRFGGAIADLAGAIRDSDADRTLALLHSGDEQIEFVPPGEWTALRADVVACAGRVRERAEVGDAVAALRELERHRLLCAHRDGPFGVGRWQREALGWVAQAQQERLDPHGWYPGQPLLVTANDYESRIYNGDTGVVVRRDGALVGAFQRGGDPFVLHPSQLPAVQTAYAMTIHRSQGSQYDAVTVLLPSTSSALLTRELLYTAVTRARHRVRLLGTDEVVRAAVQRRAYRASGLRWLPESNRPAAESAGS; this comes from the coding sequence GTGATCGACGGGTCCCAGGTGCAACGGGCGAACGGGCTGATCCGGGAATTCAACGCGGCCGGGGTACTTGCCGCGGGCGATGTGCACGTCGCGTTACGTCTGGGCCGGCTGGCCGGTGAGTCCGACGAGCAGGTTCTGCTGGCCACCGCGCTCGTGGTCCGCGCGGTCCGGGCCGGCTCGGTCTGCCTGGACCTGCGTCGCATGCGCGACGTAGCGGTCGACGGGGGCGACGCGGAGCCGGACCGGTTCGATCCGGCGGCGCTGCCGTGGCCGTCGATCGAGACGGTGTTGGCCGGCTTGCGCCGCAGCCCGCTGGTGCAGGGTGCGGCGGCCGGCCCGCTGCGTCCGTTACGTCTGGTCCAGGCAGGTGGTACCGACCTGCTCTATCTGGCGCGGTATCACCGTCAGGAACAGACGGTGCGACGAATCCTCGACGAACGTGCCCGGACCGCACCGATGATCGATGTGGCGGCGGTCGAAACGGCCGTGCAGACGCTGTTTCCCGATCCGCCGCCGGATCGACAACGGCTTGCCGCCGTGCTGGCCGTCACTCGCTGGACCACGTTGGTGGCCGGTGGTCCGGGCACCGGCAAGACGCACACGGTGGCCCGGATCCTCGCGCTGCTCAACACCGTCGAGCCCGGGCTGCGGATCGGTCTCGCCGCTCCGACCGGGAAAGCAGCGGTCCGGCTGCAGGACGAGGTGCGCGGCCAGGCGGCGAGTCTGGAGCTGTCGCAGCAACTGTCGGCGGTCACCTTGCACCGGCTGCTGGGCTGGCACCGTGGCCGGGCTCGGTTCCGCTTCGGCGCGGCGAATCGGCTGCCCTACGACGTCGTCGTGGTCGACGAGACCTCGATGGTGTCGTTGACCTTGATGTGCCGCCTGCTCGAAGCGATCCGGCCGGACGCGCGGCTGGTACTCGTCGGTGACCCGGACCAGCTGGCCTCGGTGGAGGCCGGTGCGGTACTGGCCGATCTGGTCGGCCGACCGCTGTCGGCCGGGGTCGTCGCGTCGGCCGACGAGCCGATCCTCGCCGGGCCGGCCGGCGCGGACGTGAGTTCGTCGGCTCCGACCGGCGAACCGCCGCTCACCGCGGATGAGCGAGAGCGGCTGCGCGGTGGCATCGTCCGGTTGGTTCGGGGTCGGCGGTTCGGTGGCGCGATCGCCGACCTGGCCGGCGCGATCCGAGACAGCGATGCCGACCGCACGTTGGCGCTGTTGCATTCCGGCGACGAGCAGATCGAGTTCGTTCCGCCGGGGGAGTGGACGGCGTTGCGCGCCGACGTCGTTGCATGTGCCGGGCGGGTGCGGGAACGTGCCGAAGTCGGCGACGCGGTTGCCGCCCTGCGCGAGTTGGAGCGGCACCGGTTGCTTTGTGCGCACCGGGACGGGCCGTTCGGTGTCGGCCGATGGCAACGCGAGGCGTTGGGCTGGGTAGCCCAAGCACAACAGGAGCGCCTCGATCCGCACGGCTGGTATCCGGGTCAGCCGCTGTTGGTGACGGCGAACGACTACGAGTCGCGGATCTACAACGGGGACACGGGCGTCGTGGTACGTCGGGACGGCGCCCTGGTCGGCGCCTTCCAGCGTGGCGGCGATCCGTTCGTGCTACATCCCAGCCAACTTCCCGCCGTGCAGACCGCGTATGCCATGACGATCCATCGCAGCCAGGGCAGCCAGTACGACGCGGTTACCGTATTGCTGCCCAGCACGAGTTCGGCGCTGTTGACCCGCGAATTGCTCTACACCGCAGTTACTCGGGCGCGACATCGCGTTCGGCTGCTCGGTACCGACGAGGTGGTTCGGGCGGCGGTGCAACGCCGGGCATATCGCGCCAGCGGCCTGCGTTGGCTGCCCGAATCCAACCGCCCGGCGGCCGAATCGGCCGGTTCCTAG